From the Perca fluviatilis chromosome 11, GENO_Pfluv_1.0, whole genome shotgun sequence genome, the window ACTGAAACCGGAGGAAAAGGAGGTCAGTAAGAGGCgcttgtcaccgcccccggcaaatttgaaagcctgcactgcactttagtttttaatggaggatcatacttatgccgagccacaggagaaggaattCTTGTCGCCAAAAAAGCGAAAattggaagacatgttgtcatagcttcttggtacgtaacggctaccgtagttgcaacgagagagcactattcgtttgaatgcaaaatacaatttcacagcTAGATGgaagaaattcctacacagtggaCCTTTAAGTGCTACAttacacaattgtttttttaaagaaaactttctGAAATAcaataacaacctcaaactaagacatacatcaatattaataattaattgatACAACATATAAAACATTGCCTTAAAgatgtgcaacttaacttttcagaactacaagtttcaacccgAGAGTGATCTGGGATGATTTGACtgcctgttttttcttttttccccatcTCATTTGTTTACACTTTTGCATCCCTCAGTCAGTAACTGGTGTAACACAATTATGATTTACCCTGTTATtggtgtgttttacacattcagCAGGAGCAGTGATGATACTGATACAGTGGCTGAGCAAACAAAGAAACTAGTCCCACCTACAGATGCGTTACACCAGAGATGCTCAAAGTCGGACAATGGGACAAAACCGAGGCAACGGCTTCTTACCCCGGGCAGAGGCAGAGGTTGGTACATCTGCTGGAAGTTGCAGGGTGTGGTGGGTTCATGGGCCAGTTTAGGACACGGCAGTTCATGAggacactgaaaaaaaataaaaatataaacaatagaAAGAAGCTGCAAGAAGACTGTGACACCACCGGTTGAAAGTACGCCATGATATTGTATAGCAGCTCAGATTAAAAACGTACCGGAGCGAACACTGTCGCTGGTCTGGTGTCATAGACCGTCTTCTCTTGTTTCTGGAAATAGAGAACGGCAAGTCATCAGTCTGCTCTCATAGAATGTGTCGGGATAATTTACACTACGGCACCGAACACATTTTCCTATGGCGAATTTAAAGTGCCATCTTATCTGCTGTATTTGAATACCTTTAATAAAGTGTCTCTGGCATCCATAAGCATCCGATGGCCATCTTTAGTCCCATTTTCCACCAGCACCTATGCAAAAAACggatttaaaaacacaatcaaatgtcattaaaaagtaGAGGGCTTCTATCTACCAGAACAGTTTTGAAGACAAGTTgcaatttaaagaaaaatatcTCAAATCTAGCATATATATTCACTAAATGTGCAAGGACAACAGGCCCTCACACAGTCCAaaggactagggctgggcaatatatcgatattaaaTCGATTTCCTGATATGAGACTtaatattgtcttagattttggatatcgtaatatgacataagtgttgtcttttcctggttttaaaggcagcgttacagtaaagtgatgtgtaaagtgtcattttctgaacttaccagactgttctattgtttgcctttacccacttagtcattgtatccacattaatgatgattatttatctaagatctaattgtgaaaatattttgtgaaagcactaaTAGTCATCCCTATAATATCGCCATtaaggtatttggtaaaaaatatcgtgatatttcattttctctatatcgcccagccctagaaaAGGACCATAGAAAATGGCAGCAAACTGCAAATCATCTATAGGTTAAGTTAAGTATACATTTTTGTccccattttcttttattttttattttctttattatcattattattacagGTTGTTCATTTCAAGGAGACATTCTTACATTGACCATTTTGACACCACTAACAAACACTGatacaataaaaaagaagaaataaagtataattataataaaaaagacaaatatacaGAAATCACACACAAAGGGGAAGGGAAGGGAGTGACTACAGAACCATCACTGCAGTATGGTTAACACTACTGCCTCATACATCCCGGAACTTCCATACATATccacaaatgaaaaataaataaataaaatataaatcatGTCTCTGCTCATTCTACTGGGGGTCAGGCAATGTGATTGGTTCCCTAACATAATCTAAGAAAGGTGTTTCGTCCTTATTTTAACTAACCAGGTACGAGTTTGTCTTTCTCCACAGGGTTAAAACCGCCTCTTCTCGCTCTTTCACGTTCAGAAGCTCCGACAGGGTGAAGGCTGCTACCACCAAGTCAAACTGCACCTGgaaggagaaacacacaaaGTGTCAGGGTTACTCATCCtcgagacagaaaacagacgagaaacagagagactcCATGCATATAAAAATGTTCCAAGCACAGACCCAAATGTAAAAGAGGGAATCCTAACGATGCTCCTTATTTTAGCCTCTACACTGCGTTTCCCAGAGATCCCTTTTCACCACATCTGTGTGAGTAGCATTTGTAGTCCTGGAATAACTACCTCTTCTAtactattcacacacacacacacacacacacacacacacacacacacacacacacacacacacacacacacacacacacacacacacacacacacacacacacacacacacacacacacacacacacacacacacacacacacacacacacacacacacacacacacacacacacacacacacacacacagtcattgaCAGAAGTGCATCTGGGTAATACTGATTGTACTAACTATTCATGCACCATAATGGGATcattgagaaaataaaatatcttcacacCTGACTCTAAgaaatctctctttttttgccGCACATACAGCAAGAATCTGATTTGTTTGGAATTTAAAATTGAATACATGTTTAATGCTGAACACAGAATGTGTCTTTCTGttgctttaacccttgtgttgtcttcccgtcaaccttgaaaaaagacgtttttgacacctttttccacagtttgtttttgtttttcgttttaaattgttaaatttttcttctacacattttcagcgcttatttctacgtcccacattttctgatataaaacaaaaattgaaaacgggtcaatttgacccgaagtcaacacaagggttaataaaaAGTGAGGGTGTGGGGGGGTTACCTTAGGAGAGACGGGGAGGAACTGCCTGAAATAGACTTGTTTGATGTGAGGTTCAGCTCTTTCGTCATCACCTGctcaacaaaacaacacaacttcGTTTTTCTGATCAAGTATTTGACAAAAGCCCAAACAAAAAGGTTACAAATCCAAAACGGATACGAGTCACGTTTGTGTGTGCAGCACCTTTGAGAAGTCGTTCTGCCAGAATGTTCATGGGCCCGGAGCTgtccacacacaccatctcctTCAAAGAGTCGCCCCAGCACGAGTGGGACGCCCTGCGGGGGAAAGAGGGAGATTTCGCTTCACAGTCTTGTAATGTACATGAATACTGCCTGGGGCGGcggtagctcagtccgtagggacttggcttgggaactTGAGGAATCGGGTTTAAGTGCCTGTATGGACCATGTACGGACTGTGGGCCGGTAggtggagagatgccagttctgctgaggtgcccttgagcaaggcaccgaaaccctcaactgctcggggcgcctttaatggacagccCCTTCACTCGACATCTcgccattagtgcatgtataggtcctgtttgtgcatgtatgtgtatttcggaccggaaaaataataatccccTGGGGACCaataaagtatgtcttcttcttcttcttttattttgcaGCAGCGTTTTACACTAACCAGACAACTGTTCCGAGCCCTGATCCAAAATCCAGGAGAGACTGTGGGGCAAAAGAGGGATCCCTCTTCTTTatctgaaattaaaaaaaaaaaaacagtcatttAGGACAGAAAAAAGCAGAAGTCTGACCCGCTAACACATCCAGGGCTCCTACTCTTTCCATGCTTTAACACTATAagtataaaaatatgtttttcggTGATATTGGATGCACTGACCCAGCCCTGGTATTGTCATGTCAGTTTGCTTATGATCTCCACTGCTCGTTCATTACCTCATTCATAGCTCTCCTCACTGCTGCGAAGCCCCCAGCCAGCCGAGCCGCCATGTACACCACGCCTAACTCTTCATCATACCTGGAACACAGAGCGGGGGCTGTACAGAAAAATCCTCCACACCTCCAAATCACACCGGAGATATCACCAGTCGCACGCTCCACAATACAACTAAAGAAAGGGCTCCACTTCTGGCTTTGTTCAGAGCCCGATATATTAACATAAAGATGTTATGACATTAAGTGTACAAACTTTATATAAAGCTAAGTGTCAGtatcaaactgaaaatgttaaataCTGGTCAGCATTGGCACAAATCAGACTTCTATAGTGTCTTAAGTTGGGCAAAGAATGCTCTTTCTCCATTAGAAAATAGTTAAGTAATTGAGTTTCTGAACattcatcatttaaaaaaaaacattatgcatTATATATTTCTATAACAAAAAATGAGTAGATAAAAGCAAGTGTTACTTCATGGGAGTCCAGTGATATGTGGTTCTTCTGAGCTctgaaaacacttttttcctGAT encodes:
- the mettl17 gene encoding methyltransferase-like protein 17, mitochondrial, whose translation is MASRSYGACVLCQRVRVVKTMYRGMSAASQLQSQVDFLKGEPHRKHPGVTNLKTLRLPDELQTAARSIIHRAQVPRLPDRSCSLTNFLWSRKQAVETLTLRQKAVSLEKELWEKAMERRGDIDEQLLEDRIRKKVFSELRRTTYHWTPMKYDEELGVVYMAARLAGGFAAVRRAMNEIKKRDPSFAPQSLLDFGSGLGTVVWASHSCWGDSLKEMVCVDSSGPMNILAERLLKGDDERAEPHIKQVYFRQFLPVSPKVQFDLVVAAFTLSELLNVKEREEAVLTLWRKTNSYLVLVENGTKDGHRMLMDARDTLLKKQEKTVYDTRPATVFAPCPHELPCPKLAHEPTTPCNFQQMYQPLPLPGHSDRQTEKFSYLIVTRTEPAQAEAEGVDWARLIAPVQCRTRHVHCRMCCPDGQLQHLVVTARKHSRDEYRCARSSDWGDQLPMIRRVEDGVQTDSE